From a region of the Flavobacterium branchiarum genome:
- a CDS encoding MFS transporter, translating to MIIPYFKKLQHSPKGFRLANTVFFFVSGFGYSSWASRIPHIKAQLHLTEAEFGAVLFAFPIGLMFTMPFTGKLLNKYSSRYCMLLGAVLFNIVLALPGFSAYVWQLVIILLIFGASRNILNLSMNAQALEVQKLYPKSIMTTFHAVWSLAGFAGAGLGYVMVAHNIAPSYHLLGISVAMMAITACFYPMSILTEPVPVKKKFFSMPDNNLMKFALICFVSMACENTMYDWSGIYFQNVLHASPRLTTAAFVFFMTAVTLGRFFGDYAVMRFGVKRILFYSGIFITIGFLICFLLPFIYPTIFGYLLIGIGVSCVVPLVFSIAGRSTTLSSGSALTSISTIGYLGFLIVPPMVGFISEFLSMKWAFLIMAFLGGMMILMVNKIGEEE from the coding sequence ATGATTATACCTTATTTTAAGAAACTACAGCATTCGCCTAAAGGATTTAGATTGGCTAATACGGTTTTTTTCTTTGTTTCTGGATTTGGATATTCTTCTTGGGCATCTCGAATACCGCATATAAAAGCACAATTGCATTTAACCGAAGCCGAATTTGGAGCTGTTTTATTTGCATTTCCCATTGGTTTAATGTTTACAATGCCTTTTACAGGAAAGTTGTTAAACAAATATAGTAGTCGGTACTGTATGCTTTTGGGTGCTGTTTTATTTAATATCGTTTTGGCTCTACCCGGTTTTAGTGCTTATGTTTGGCAATTGGTTATTATCCTTTTGATATTTGGTGCTTCGCGGAACATCCTTAATTTATCAATGAACGCACAAGCGCTAGAAGTACAAAAACTATATCCGAAGTCTATAATGACTACTTTTCATGCCGTTTGGAGTTTGGCAGGATTTGCAGGAGCGGGTTTAGGATATGTAATGGTTGCTCATAATATTGCTCCATCTTATCATTTATTAGGAATTAGCGTTGCTATGATGGCAATTACAGCTTGTTTCTATCCAATGAGTATTCTTACTGAACCCGTACCAGTTAAAAAGAAGTTCTTTTCGATGCCTGATAATAATCTGATGAAGTTTGCACTAATTTGTTTTGTTTCGATGGCATGCGAAAATACGATGTACGATTGGAGTGGTATCTATTTTCAAAATGTTTTACACGCTTCTCCCAGACTTACAACCGCAGCTTTTGTGTTCTTTATGACAGCGGTGACTCTAGGACGTTTCTTTGGTGATTATGCTGTAATGAGATTCGGTGTAAAACGTATTTTATTCTACAGTGGTATTTTTATCACAATAGGTTTTTTAATTTGCTTTCTCTTGCCTTTTATTTATCCAACAATTTTTGGATATCTCTTAATCGGAATTGGGGTTTCTTGTGTCGTTCCTTTGGTTTTTAGTATTGCAGGACGATCTACGACCTTGAGTAGCGGTTCTGCCTTAACTTCTATTTCTACTATTGGTTATCTTGGTTTTTTAATTGTACCGCCAATGGTTGGTTTTATATCCGAATTCTTAAGTATGAAATGGGCGTTTTTAATCATGGCTTTCCTAGGAGGAATGATGATTTTGATGGTGAATAAAATTGGAGAGGAGGAGTGA
- a CDS encoding DUF6265 family protein has translation MFQKTTLTFLLLAVVSCKNAETPEKDKIKAADWLIGKWENVTPQGILTETWSKVNDSTFQGSSFFIKGKDTIHFETIKLQQKGEILTYNATVKGQNNDEAVAFEMTNSTEKGLVFENPKHDYPQKISYTKGANNSLTAEISGIQLGKPSSEKYLMTKK, from the coding sequence ATGTTTCAAAAAACTACCCTTACATTTCTTTTATTAGCGGTTGTTTCATGCAAGAACGCAGAAACTCCAGAGAAAGATAAAATAAAAGCTGCCGATTGGCTTATTGGAAAATGGGAGAATGTTACTCCACAAGGAATATTAACCGAAACATGGAGTAAAGTAAACGATAGTACTTTTCAAGGAAGTTCTTTTTTCATAAAAGGAAAAGACACTATTCATTTTGAAACGATCAAATTGCAACAAAAAGGAGAAATCTTAACTTACAATGCAACTGTAAAAGGACAAAACAATGACGAAGCAGTAGCTTTTGAAATGACCAATTCAACAGAAAAAGGATTAGTTTTCGAAAATCCAAAACACGATTATCCACAAAAAATCAGCTATACTAAAGGAGCCAACAACAGCTTAACAGCCGAAATATCAGGTATCCAATTAGGAAAACCAAGCTCTGAAAAATATCTTATGACGAAGAAATAA
- a CDS encoding DUF4844 domain-containing protein → MTKEVTKIFLIMLVLLFTCCGQSQIKTPVDAMSKFEKFKNKDKFIEDNSIFYPGIGDQKLKPILTDKINLAADDFKKVAETKNPIDEDYQNAIKKSLERFSEIYIEIDTENRERICLYFEELMDIVGLESSNNQLNDFMYNFDVR, encoded by the coding sequence ATGACAAAAGAAGTAACAAAGATATTTTTAATAATGCTTGTATTGCTTTTTACATGTTGTGGACAAAGCCAAATAAAAACTCCTGTAGATGCAATGAGTAAATTTGAGAAATTCAAAAATAAAGACAAGTTTATAGAAGACAATTCCATTTTTTATCCAGGAATTGGTGATCAAAAACTGAAACCAATTTTAACTGATAAGATTAATTTAGCTGCAGATGACTTTAAAAAAGTAGCGGAAACAAAAAATCCAATTGATGAGGATTATCAAAATGCTATAAAAAAAAGTCTGGAAAGATTCTCTGAAATTTATATAGAAATTGACACTGAAAATCGAGAAAGAATTTGCCTATATTTCGAAGAACTTATGGATATTGTTGGACTTGAAAGCTCTAATAATCAATTAAACGACTTTATGTACAACTTTGATGTGAGGTAA